The Streptomyces sp. Alt3 genome has a segment encoding these proteins:
- a CDS encoding EamA family transporter gives MHASQKRSAGLGLALASAFAFGGSGVAAKPLIEAGLDPLHVVWLRVTGAALVMLPVAWRHRNLLRERPVLLAGFGLFAVAGVQAFYFASISRIPVGVALLVEYLAPALVLGWVRFVQRRPVTRAAAAGVVLAVGGLACVVEVWAGLSFDAVGLLLALGAACCQVGYFVLSDQGAGHGDTADSQPPHPLGVIAYGLLAGAAVLTVVAGPWAMEWAVLGGSAEMNGHDVPAWLLLCWIVLLATVLAYATGVVSVRLLSPQVAGVVACLEAVVATVLAWVLLGEHLSLPQLVGGGVVLIGAFIAQSSAPKPPSGPVVSGPGVTAAGATEAQEPAGAGAELSRPPASP, from the coding sequence ATGCACGCGTCTCAGAAGAGAAGTGCCGGTCTGGGCCTGGCCCTTGCCTCGGCCTTCGCGTTCGGTGGTTCAGGGGTTGCGGCCAAGCCGCTGATCGAGGCGGGCCTGGACCCGTTGCACGTGGTCTGGCTCCGGGTGACCGGCGCCGCACTGGTCATGCTGCCGGTGGCCTGGCGGCACCGGAATCTCCTGCGGGAGCGGCCCGTACTGCTGGCCGGTTTCGGGTTGTTCGCCGTGGCAGGCGTCCAGGCCTTCTACTTCGCCTCGATCTCGCGCATCCCGGTCGGCGTCGCTCTCCTCGTCGAATACCTGGCGCCCGCTCTGGTCCTCGGCTGGGTCCGCTTCGTGCAGCGGCGCCCCGTCACCCGCGCCGCCGCCGCCGGGGTGGTGCTGGCGGTCGGCGGGCTCGCCTGCGTCGTCGAGGTGTGGGCCGGACTGAGCTTCGACGCGGTCGGGCTGCTGCTCGCGCTCGGCGCGGCGTGCTGCCAGGTGGGTTACTTCGTCCTGTCCGACCAGGGAGCCGGACACGGGGACACCGCGGACTCCCAGCCTCCGCACCCCCTGGGCGTGATCGCGTACGGGCTGCTGGCCGGCGCGGCCGTGCTCACGGTGGTGGCCGGCCCCTGGGCCATGGAGTGGGCGGTCCTCGGCGGGAGCGCGGAGATGAACGGGCACGACGTGCCAGCCTGGCTGCTGCTCTGCTGGATCGTGCTGCTCGCGACCGTGCTGGCCTACGCGACCGGTGTGGTGTCGGTGCGCCTGCTCTCGCCACAGGTCGCCGGTGTCGTCGCCTGCCTCGAGGCGGTCGTCGCCACCGTGCTCGCCTGGGTGCTCCTGGGCGAGCACCTCTCCCTGCCACAGCTGGTGGGAGGCGGTGTGGTGCTGATCGGCGCCTTCATCGCGCAGTCGTCCGCGCCCAAGCCTCCGTCGGGACCGGTGGTATCGGGGCCGGGGGTGACGGCGGCCGGGGCGACGGAGGCGCAGGAACCGGCCGGTGCGGGGGCCGAGCTGTCCCGGCCGCCGGCCTCGCCGTAG
- a CDS encoding pyridoxamine 5'-phosphate oxidase family protein yields MPDTATPDSTGLPGTAAYEPTERTVPSRAKQRASYDKETVHSILDAAYLCHLGFVREGAPVVLPTLFGRIDDRLYVHGSTGSRPLRATGAADPGLAVCLTVTHVDGLVLARSAFHHSMNYRSVVVHGIARTVTDPQERRVALDAIVDQVVPGRSRDSRPADTKELAATAVIRLDLDEVSAKIRTGGPNDEPEDLALPHWAGVIPVARSYGTPLPSDDLDPAVLVPDYLTALQGDGDGAPASS; encoded by the coding sequence ATGCCGGACACCGCCACGCCCGACAGCACCGGCCTCCCCGGGACTGCCGCCTACGAGCCGACGGAGCGCACGGTCCCCAGCCGCGCCAAACAGCGCGCCTCGTACGACAAGGAGACGGTGCACTCGATACTCGACGCGGCCTACCTGTGCCATCTCGGCTTCGTCCGTGAGGGCGCACCGGTCGTGCTGCCCACCCTGTTCGGCCGGATCGACGACCGGTTGTACGTCCACGGCTCGACCGGATCGCGCCCGCTGCGCGCGACCGGTGCGGCGGATCCGGGCCTCGCCGTCTGCCTGACCGTGACACATGTGGACGGCCTGGTGCTGGCCCGTTCCGCCTTCCACCACTCGATGAACTACCGCTCCGTCGTGGTCCACGGCATCGCCCGGACGGTGACCGACCCGCAGGAGCGGCGCGTCGCACTCGACGCCATCGTCGACCAGGTGGTCCCGGGCAGGTCGAGGGACTCGCGCCCGGCGGACACGAAGGAGCTGGCAGCGACCGCGGTGATCCGCCTCGACCTCGACGAGGTCTCCGCCAAGATCCGTACAGGCGGCCCGAACGACGAGCCGGAGGACCTCGCGCTCCCCCACTGGGCGGGCGTGATCCCGGTGGCCCGGAGTTACGGGACCCCGCTGCCGTCCGACGACCTGGACCCCGCCGTCCTGGTGCCGGACTACCTCACCGCGCTCCAGGGTGACGGCGACGGAGCGCCCGCGTCCTCCTGA
- a CDS encoding aminotransferase class I/II-fold pyridoxal phosphate-dependent enzyme, translating into MLGEYRISGRRASEIAASVERGVASGDLAPGHVLPPMRELATRLGVNPNTVAAAYRSLRERGVIETAGRRGSRVRPRPASTARGSLRVEAPPGVRDLGDGNPDPALLPGLGEALAVAATAYGREPQLYGDAAVTPRFAEIARAGLDADGVPGGPVAVASGSLDAIERVLAAHLRPGDAVAVEDPGWGALLDLVPALGMRVVPVALDEEGPLPGEVERALRAGAGALVVTDRAQNPTGATVTGRRAEELRSVLAEHPGVLLIEDDHGHAIVDLPVHPLAGVTERWAFVRSVSKAYGPDLRLALLTGDELTVDRVTGRQRLGPGWVSGLLQRTVAHLWATGAVDTPAVARSYGERRDALVRALGERGIEAYGRTGMNVWVPVGDETGAVARLLHAGWAVAPGARFRIASPPGVRLTVSTLSAADIEPLADAVAAAAPPARPVSYG; encoded by the coding sequence GTGCTAGGAGAGTATCGGATCAGTGGGCGGCGCGCATCGGAGATTGCCGCGAGTGTGGAGCGCGGGGTCGCCTCGGGTGACCTCGCTCCCGGTCATGTCCTGCCGCCCATGAGGGAGTTGGCGACGCGGCTCGGTGTCAATCCCAATACGGTGGCCGCCGCCTACCGGTCCCTCCGTGAGCGCGGGGTGATCGAGACCGCCGGGCGCCGGGGCAGCCGGGTGCGGCCGCGCCCCGCGAGCACGGCACGCGGCTCGCTCCGGGTGGAGGCGCCTCCGGGCGTGCGTGACCTGGGTGACGGCAATCCCGACCCCGCCCTGCTGCCCGGGCTCGGCGAGGCGCTGGCGGTGGCCGCGACGGCGTACGGCCGGGAGCCGCAGCTCTACGGCGACGCGGCGGTGACACCCCGGTTCGCGGAGATCGCGCGGGCCGGGCTGGATGCCGACGGTGTGCCCGGCGGGCCGGTCGCCGTCGCGTCCGGGTCCCTCGACGCGATCGAGCGGGTGCTCGCCGCGCACCTCAGGCCGGGTGACGCGGTGGCTGTCGAGGATCCGGGATGGGGAGCCCTGCTGGACCTCGTCCCCGCCCTCGGTATGCGTGTCGTGCCGGTTGCACTGGACGAGGAGGGCCCACTGCCCGGAGAGGTGGAGCGAGCCCTGCGGGCGGGGGCCGGGGCCCTGGTGGTCACCGACCGGGCACAGAATCCGACCGGTGCGACGGTGACGGGCCGGCGGGCCGAGGAACTGCGGTCCGTCCTCGCGGAGCATCCCGGGGTGCTGCTGATCGAGGACGACCACGGCCACGCCATCGTCGACCTGCCGGTGCATCCCCTCGCGGGGGTGACGGAGCGCTGGGCCTTCGTGCGGTCCGTCTCCAAGGCGTACGGCCCCGATCTGCGGCTCGCCCTGCTCACCGGCGACGAGCTGACAGTGGACCGGGTGACGGGGCGTCAGCGTCTCGGGCCCGGCTGGGTGAGCGGACTGCTGCAGCGGACCGTCGCGCACCTGTGGGCGACGGGGGCCGTCGACACGCCGGCCGTGGCCCGCTCCTACGGGGAGCGCAGGGACGCGCTCGTCCGGGCGCTGGGGGAGCGGGGCATCGAGGCGTACGGGCGGACGGGGATGAACGTATGGGTGCCCGTAGGCGACGAGACCGGGGCGGTCGCAAGACTGCTGCACGCCGGCTGGGCGGTGGCCCCGGGAGCGCGTTTCCGGATCGCCTCGCCGCCGGGGGTGCGGCTGACGGTCTCGACACTGTCCGCAGCGGACATCGAGCCCCTGGCCGACGCGGTGGCGGCGGCCGCACCGCCCGCCCGCCCGGTCAGCTACGGCTGA